One window of Pirellulales bacterium genomic DNA carries:
- a CDS encoding RHS repeat-associated core domain-containing protein, translating into MSGVDSVEDYQKVLRTITYDNNADAPNNGDPPLDQNSPGEVLIFVQANDEFRAGVASSYILLPPVLSIVDNEATKPAAEDSTIPMQFTVTLDETSTSPVTVHYETEDGTAESGVDYKEKSGDLTIPAGEDSGTITISILASSSDDQEPDKTFTIKLSEPSNAILKDDEATGTIHTSDTDSDDDPNNDEGDNCGCGVDSSDMTAEADSDLDATAATGSLSLDQPLVAGSLSGAATAVYQSDDNPHPIVALSEAVPTAAAGTVAYSADATLTFGGITLPTQYYASSAGLAQGSYIKLAQEFDAAALSTGTYLWSMTVNYHFNASGGGSAQTVTEAYSGQQAIINHIASPYGNRWWISSLDQLIPQAGSSTQPAGITYVSGDGQAAFYPYDSSWGGYDTPHGYYTNLMKNTDGSFTLTDPQGNKKYFTAAGQLTGTSQPDGNDTKYAYNGNGSLSGITDNYGHTVSFGYTSGLLSSVTDAANNVTSVHIDSATNTLTQVTTPPPQSGGSAIVSTMSYDPTSKLIGSLTQVTAGISTQTNYGFDSSTNRLSYIQHADDNTKEQIMPGVVSGLLAPGTGTSSANAAAFVTNTNRTATITDELGHTSTEIFNAHGLVLSETDFNGNTTSYTRDFNGRILTKTTTAPNNDQGLTTLVTTYTYDDKGNVIEVQYPDGSTEHWDYDPVLNVPTTHIDQLGHETDYTIAPITGLVLTVHEIGTGTNDRTTIYTYTPAPTSPGQLPGGLMLTETDPLGILTTYSYYSNAAQPGKFGQVETINYAVGTADHASVSYDYDAAGNMTTSTDELGRVTTYQYDAQNQLIHTALPNPGFSQATASASTTYDGSGRVLTQTDALNNTTQYVYDARGNLWKTIETDPNGGTLQTTYTYDSSGNLKTVTDPLGRVTKYDYDPMGNLLDVIAPDPNGNPSVNGPETSYTYDAAGNRKTMTDPNGGLTTYYYDAMNRLVKEVDPNPLTGLDDTGSQVTTYTYDAAGNMTSMTNAEGQTTYQYDTEGQLVRTIMPNPVNGLGPIGGLNGTPATGTPYTAYTYDNDGNVSTTTDAMGNTTTYEYDYRNRLTWTIEPDPGTGLGGNDSSDNPKTENIYDAAGQLIQSVDQLGQITTYQYDGLGRVHEEIMPNTGDGSGPVDAEGNRSPYADPTIGYPYTVYTYDAAGDELTQTDSLGNTTSYQYDTLGRLTKETQPIPTDDGTDADRPVTQYVYDKDSERIETIDPLGHVTTDQYDGDGRLSREIAPNPTTGLGPSAGPSGSPDAGTAYTAYTYDANGNLKTQADALGDTTTYVYDHLNRQTSVEDPDHNVTNYTYYAWGQQKTITDPDLNTTTYTYDHDGRTLTDTNQLSNARSYTYDADGNVKSEIDRDGRTTTYQYDRLNREIAEDWYAAGSSTAYYTIGYLYRDDGAMLSATAMTVGSATADANYDYEYDGDDHLVQTTSNLAGLTGGVQIGQFYDDNGNLVSLQGASINGVLDFFNDYSYDHLNRLTQIYQFGLAGLFGLPGNTVANKAVNIGYNGLGQIDEIDRYSDAFSTSVANSTYTYNGADQLTGLLDTGPTGATIENYGWHFNAANQISQFVNAKHGNESLTYSYDAAGQLVNANSSGIAAVGYDYDQNGNRTDTTSQVIFGGTTTTAYTTITNNEVTNDGKYAYSYDAEGNTTQRTALDASGNPTGETFVLSWDNRNRLTSVTDYASAADASSHATPQWTVTYTYDMFNNIVGREVVSHVVTVSSSSQHYIYDNGQIVLQLADNGAVDDRYLWAPAVDLLLAQEDANNDVDWALDDNLNSVRDWINNTGAVVAHNAYDAFGDLEAGLSTGTLNAPFGFTGVFRDDLTGFQNNRDRWYDPETARWLSQDPAGFVAGDSNLYRYVENGPTNAIDPFGLEPIGYASGGNGLGTLLALLAQNNPLARALLTHYVMATGGPYVLSEAEAISVRPDPLDVRDIPKFYELLHQLEAKAKEQGSQASGLLEGDVSAQSQSTGTLGNFTVHFVGTLTTDCQVPPRWTFDGTITFKDTYDFDPKPFGEEISGRPWYAELKVIYGYYLISGKPFEVSSVDLKARQIWTQSTVRWAGAQSPGDE; encoded by the coding sequence TTGTCAGGCGTAGACAGCGTCGAGGATTATCAGAAAGTACTGCGTACGATTACGTACGACAATAACGCGGACGCGCCGAACAATGGTGACCCACCGCTCGATCAGAATAGTCCGGGGGAAGTTCTGATTTTCGTTCAAGCAAATGATGAGTTCCGAGCGGGCGTTGCGTCGTCATATATCTTACTTCCACCAGTGCTCTCAATTGTCGATAACGAAGCGACAAAGCCAGCGGCTGAAGATTCCACGATTCCGATGCAGTTCACGGTAACGCTCGACGAAACAAGTACCTCACCGGTCACAGTACACTACGAGACCGAGGATGGCACAGCCGAGTCTGGCGTCGACTACAAAGAAAAGAGCGGCGATCTGACAATTCCCGCCGGCGAGGATTCGGGCACGATCACAATAAGCATCCTCGCCAGCTCCAGTGACGATCAAGAGCCGGACAAGACATTTACGATCAAATTATCCGAACCTTCAAATGCCATTCTCAAGGACGACGAAGCCACCGGCACCATCCACACCTCCGACACGGACTCCGACGACGACCCCAATAATGACGAAGGCGATAACTGCGGGTGTGGGGTTGATTCGTCGGATATGACGGCCGAGGCGGATAGCGATCTCGACGCCACGGCGGCGACCGGCTCGTTGTCGCTCGATCAGCCGCTCGTCGCTGGTTCGCTCTCGGGCGCGGCAACGGCCGTTTATCAGTCAGACGATAACCCGCATCCGATCGTCGCGCTCAGCGAGGCCGTTCCGACCGCAGCAGCCGGAACAGTGGCCTACTCGGCCGATGCCACGCTCACCTTCGGCGGCATTACGCTCCCCACGCAGTATTACGCCAGCAGCGCCGGCCTGGCGCAGGGCTCGTACATCAAGCTCGCCCAAGAGTTCGACGCCGCGGCGCTCAGCACCGGCACCTACCTGTGGTCGATGACGGTCAACTACCACTTCAACGCGTCCGGCGGCGGCTCGGCGCAGACAGTCACCGAAGCTTACTCGGGCCAGCAGGCGATCATCAACCACATCGCCAGCCCCTACGGCAACCGCTGGTGGATCAGCAGCCTCGATCAGTTGATTCCTCAGGCGGGCAGCTCAACACAGCCGGCCGGGATCACCTACGTCAGCGGTGACGGACAGGCGGCCTTTTATCCGTACGATTCGTCGTGGGGAGGCTACGATACGCCGCACGGCTACTACACGAACCTGATGAAGAATACCGATGGTTCGTTCACGCTCACCGATCCGCAAGGAAACAAGAAGTATTTCACGGCGGCCGGGCAGTTGACCGGTACTAGCCAGCCCGACGGCAACGATACGAAGTACGCGTACAACGGCAACGGCAGCCTGAGCGGGATCACGGACAACTACGGCCATACGGTATCGTTCGGCTACACCAGTGGCCTGCTCAGTTCCGTGACCGACGCTGCGAATAATGTGACCAGCGTGCATATCGATAGTGCCACGAACACGCTCACGCAGGTCACCACTCCGCCGCCGCAGTCAGGCGGCTCGGCCATCGTCAGCACTATGTCTTACGATCCGACAAGCAAGCTCATCGGCTCGTTGACCCAGGTAACCGCCGGCATCAGCACCCAGACGAATTATGGATTTGATTCTTCGACGAACCGACTGAGCTACATCCAGCACGCCGACGACAACACCAAAGAGCAGATCATGCCGGGAGTAGTTTCGGGCTTGTTAGCCCCCGGCACGGGCACTTCCTCGGCCAATGCGGCGGCCTTCGTCACCAACACCAACCGTACGGCCACAATCACCGACGAGCTGGGTCATACGAGCACCGAAATCTTCAATGCGCATGGCTTGGTGCTCAGCGAGACCGATTTCAACGGCAATACGACATCCTACACCCGGGACTTCAACGGGCGGATTCTCACCAAGACCACTACGGCGCCCAACAACGACCAGGGGCTCACCACGCTCGTTACCACGTACACCTACGATGACAAAGGCAACGTGATCGAGGTGCAGTACCCAGACGGCAGTACCGAGCACTGGGATTACGACCCGGTCTTAAACGTGCCGACCACGCATATCGATCAGCTGGGACACGAAACCGATTACACGATCGCCCCGATCACGGGTTTGGTGCTTACGGTTCACGAAATCGGTACGGGCACGAACGATCGTACGACGATCTACACGTACACACCGGCACCGACCTCGCCAGGCCAACTGCCGGGCGGTTTGATGCTCACTGAGACCGATCCGCTGGGAATTCTGACCACTTATTCGTACTACTCAAATGCAGCTCAGCCTGGGAAATTCGGCCAGGTCGAGACCATCAACTACGCGGTGGGCACCGCGGACCATGCCAGCGTCAGTTACGACTACGATGCCGCCGGCAACATGACGACGTCGACCGATGAGTTGGGCCGCGTCACGACCTACCAATACGATGCCCAGAACCAATTGATCCATACGGCGCTTCCGAATCCAGGTTTCTCGCAGGCGACGGCCTCGGCCAGCACCACCTACGATGGCAGTGGGCGGGTGCTGACACAGACCGATGCGCTCAATAACACCACGCAATACGTCTACGACGCGCGCGGCAATCTTTGGAAGACGATCGAAACCGATCCCAACGGCGGCACGCTGCAGACAACTTACACGTACGATTCAAGTGGCAATCTGAAGACGGTGACCGACCCGCTGGGGCGCGTCACCAAGTACGACTACGATCCGATGGGCAATTTGCTGGACGTCATCGCGCCCGACCCCAACGGCAACCCGAGCGTTAACGGCCCCGAGACGAGCTATACGTACGACGCGGCCGGCAATCGCAAAACGATGACCGACCCGAACGGCGGGCTGACGACATACTACTACGATGCCATGAATCGCCTGGTGAAAGAGGTCGATCCCAATCCGTTGACTGGCCTGGACGATACTGGCTCGCAGGTTACGACGTATACGTACGATGCGGCTGGCAATATGACCAGCATGACGAACGCCGAGGGGCAGACGACTTACCAATACGACACCGAAGGGCAGCTCGTCCGCACGATCATGCCCAATCCCGTCAATGGTTTAGGGCCGATAGGAGGGCTCAACGGTACGCCGGCGACAGGCACTCCCTATACGGCCTACACGTACGACAACGACGGCAATGTCTCGACCACGACCGATGCGATGGGGAACACGACCACCTACGAATACGACTACCGCAATCGGCTGACCTGGACGATCGAGCCTGATCCGGGGACGGGCCTCGGCGGAAACGATAGCTCGGATAATCCCAAGACCGAGAATATCTACGATGCCGCCGGGCAGTTGATTCAATCGGTCGATCAACTCGGCCAGATCACCACGTATCAATACGATGGTCTGGGGCGGGTGCATGAAGAAATCATGCCCAACACGGGCGATGGCAGTGGTCCGGTTGACGCCGAAGGAAATCGCTCTCCCTACGCTGATCCGACCATCGGCTATCCGTATACCGTCTACACCTATGACGCCGCCGGCGATGAGCTGACCCAGACCGACTCGCTGGGGAACACCACCTCGTACCAGTACGACACGCTGGGCCGGCTCACCAAGGAAACGCAACCGATTCCCACCGACGACGGCACCGACGCCGATCGGCCCGTGACGCAATATGTTTACGACAAAGACAGCGAGCGGATTGAAACCATCGATCCACTGGGACACGTCACCACCGACCAATACGACGGTGACGGCCGGCTAAGCCGTGAGATCGCGCCGAATCCCACGACGGGTCTTGGCCCTTCGGCCGGCCCGAGTGGCTCGCCCGACGCGGGCACGGCCTATACCGCCTACACCTACGACGCCAACGGCAACCTGAAGACGCAGGCCGACGCCCTCGGCGATACGACGACCTACGTCTACGACCATCTGAACCGGCAGACGAGTGTCGAAGACCCGGACCACAACGTCACGAACTACACGTACTATGCGTGGGGTCAACAGAAGACGATCACCGATCCGGACCTGAACACAACTACCTACACCTACGACCACGACGGCCGCACGCTTACGGATACGAATCAGCTCAGCAACGCTCGCTCGTATACTTACGACGCCGACGGCAATGTGAAGTCGGAGATCGATCGCGACGGCCGCACGACGACCTACCAATACGACCGCCTGAACCGCGAGATCGCCGAGGACTGGTACGCTGCCGGTTCGAGCACGGCCTACTACACCATCGGCTACTTGTATCGCGACGACGGGGCGATGTTGAGCGCCACAGCGATGACCGTGGGAAGCGCCACGGCGGACGCCAACTACGACTACGAATATGACGGCGACGACCACCTGGTCCAAACCACATCTAACCTGGCAGGGCTCACCGGCGGGGTCCAGATCGGTCAATTCTACGACGACAACGGCAATCTGGTCTCGCTGCAAGGGGCCAGCATCAACGGCGTCTTGGATTTCTTCAACGATTACTCGTATGACCACCTGAACCGGCTGACGCAGATTTATCAGTTCGGCTTGGCCGGTCTGTTTGGCCTGCCCGGGAATACGGTGGCGAACAAAGCAGTCAACATCGGCTACAACGGGCTGGGCCAGATCGATGAGATCGACCGTTATAGTGATGCGTTTTCGACCTCGGTGGCCAATAGCACCTACACGTACAATGGCGCCGACCAACTGACGGGCTTGCTCGATACAGGTCCCACCGGCGCGACGATCGAGAACTACGGCTGGCACTTCAATGCCGCCAATCAAATCTCGCAGTTCGTCAATGCCAAGCACGGCAACGAAAGCCTGACATATTCGTACGACGCGGCTGGGCAGCTTGTGAACGCCAATTCCAGCGGCATCGCGGCCGTCGGTTACGACTACGACCAGAACGGCAATCGTACTGACACCACCAGCCAGGTGATCTTCGGCGGCACCACGACCACCGCCTACACGACGATCACCAACAACGAGGTCACGAACGACGGCAAGTATGCCTACTCGTACGACGCAGAAGGGAATACGACGCAACGAACCGCGTTGGATGCGAGTGGCAATCCCACCGGCGAGACATTCGTCTTGAGTTGGGACAATCGGAATCGATTGACGAGCGTCACCGATTACGCCTCAGCGGCCGATGCGTCTTCGCACGCCACGCCACAGTGGACGGTCACCTACACGTACGACATGTTCAACAACATTGTCGGCCGGGAGGTCGTTTCCCATGTTGTGACCGTGTCGAGTAGCTCGCAGCACTACATCTACGACAACGGCCAAATTGTATTGCAGCTTGCCGACAACGGTGCCGTCGATGACCGTTATCTCTGGGCGCCCGCCGTGGATTTGCTACTCGCGCAGGAAGATGCCAATAATGACGTCGATTGGGCGCTGGATGACAATCTGAATAGCGTTCGCGATTGGATCAATAACACCGGCGCCGTTGTGGCGCACAACGCCTACGATGCGTTTGGCGATCTGGAAGCTGGCCTGAGCACTGGAACACTTAACGCGCCATTTGGCTTCACGGGGGTGTTCCGCGATGATCTGACGGGCTTTCAGAATAATCGCGACAGATGGTACGATCCCGAAACAGCGCGGTGGCTAAGTCAAGATCCGGCAGGGTTTGTGGCAGGCGATTCAAACCTGTACCGATACGTCGAGAACGGACCGACGAATGCAATTGACCCATTCGGACTGGAGCCGATTGGGTACGCA
- a CDS encoding zincin-like metallopeptidase domain-containing protein — MSTANTKRTDVYSRVTSTIVEQLERGVRPWMQPWKTEYAAGRITRPLRHNGEAYKGINVITLWMESELRGFACPFFLTFQQAKELGGFVKKGEHGLPVVYASTFKKTDTNDDGAEIEQEIPFLKQYTVFNAEQIEGLPERFYVLAKQPKEKFERIEQAERFFGNTKADIRYGGNRAYYAIDADYVRMPPLETFRDAESHAATLAHEITHWTRHPSRLNRDLGRKRFGDEGYAVEELVAELGAAFLCADLQITPEVRDDHASYIDSWLKVLKDDRRAIFSAASHASKAVDFLHGLQGAGQT; from the coding sequence ATGAGCACTGCCAACACCAAACGCACCGATGTGTACAGCCGCGTTACCTCCACGATCGTCGAACAGCTTGAGCGAGGTGTGCGGCCCTGGATGCAACCGTGGAAGACGGAGTATGCCGCCGGACGAATTACGCGACCGCTGCGGCATAACGGAGAGGCCTATAAGGGCATCAATGTCATCACGCTGTGGATGGAAAGTGAATTACGCGGTTTTGCCTGTCCCTTCTTTCTGACCTTCCAGCAGGCCAAGGAACTGGGCGGGTTCGTGAAGAAAGGCGAGCACGGATTGCCCGTGGTCTATGCCAGTACGTTCAAGAAGACCGACACCAACGACGACGGGGCCGAGATCGAGCAGGAGATACCGTTCCTCAAGCAGTACACGGTCTTCAACGCCGAGCAAATCGAGGGCTTGCCAGAACGTTTCTACGTTTTGGCCAAGCAACCTAAAGAGAAGTTCGAACGCATCGAGCAGGCCGAGCGGTTTTTTGGCAATACCAAGGCAGATATTCGTTATGGCGGTAATCGGGCCTATTACGCCATAGATGCCGACTATGTGCGGATGCCGCCGTTGGAAACGTTCCGCGATGCCGAGTCGCACGCGGCGACGTTGGCCCATGAGATCACGCACTGGACACGGCACCCATCACGGCTCAACCGCGATCTCGGCCGTAAGCGATTTGGTGACGAGGGTTACGCCGTCGAGGAGTTGGTGGCGGAGCTGGGAGCGGCCTTTCTCTGTGCGGATTTGCAGATCACGCCGGAAGTTCGCGACGATCACGCCAGCTACATCGACAGTTGGCTCAAGGTACTCAAAGACGACAGGCGGGCGATCTTCTCGGCTGCATCACACGCCAGCAAAGCGGTTGATTTCTTGCACGGGCTCCAGGGAGCCGGTCAGACCTGA